One genomic window of Hyperolius riggenbachi isolate aHypRig1 chromosome 7, aHypRig1.pri, whole genome shotgun sequence includes the following:
- the LOC137525999 gene encoding golgin subfamily A member 6-like protein 25 translates to MDLVQKNGQQSVLLQEENGGENTEHAENTGQNNMQQWLKDTEDQKIKQVNGHVTNGQTFIEENTHQDQENNSEKMNIKKEESDLTKENLSHSNNINQGENIEQEGHKDKDQDTHNQEEQTDKEQESITQELSTNQEGEHRGSIEMVINHQAENVNRVERLTDIEDTECSQQNQEEEQINHDEKKMPQEMEKLREPSTENTNHEEIVHEENITQEEDLHERDQEEEKNNPDEKKMPQEFLNISLPSTNQENINHEEEFISKENTTREEDLHERDQEESKNNDEEKMPQEIMNISLPSTNLQNTNHDEIIREESTTQEEDFHNTDQGEEENNHDEKKMPQEIMNISLPGINQKNINHEEAFIRKENTTQEEDFHERVQEEEKNNNDEEKMPQEIINISLPSANPENINHDGEIINKENYTKEEDLHERDQEENKNIHDEKKMPQEIINISLPSTNQENTNHEEILCEENTTQEEDLHEKNQEEEKNNHDEIKMPQEIINISLPSTNQENISHEEEIISKENTSHEEDLHERNQEEKNNHDEKKMLQEIMNISLPSINQENPNHEEEIINNESTTQEEDLHEMYKNQGTQDLNPKTFNTSQEDHAITTMEGDINQKEEEVTNEIEKLSEVQEDISSRKQSCELESGNTNKESADAKVENMKEIENTGGKKQDLNQEEEIINQKDESHYADNENIRDQEITTEEKDSKTKDEENIMEDKKIISQDEIMFIENINDAKENITQGKENIKEENFIHENEKISMENNCEKEDTMEQTWKEQEEYKIANHDTNREEPHSNQEQMEDTREGKAEAEEEGKVSDNTINSEIPAWKSIDEDLGLQQKEKIDISHMWDLEDCFWDRKYSVKKIAS, encoded by the coding sequence ATGGATCTAGTTCAAAAGAATGGTCAGCAAAGTGTCCTTCTTCAGGAAGAAAATGGTGGAGAAAACACTGAACACGCGGAAAACACTGGACAAAATAACATGCAACAATGGTTGAAGGACACCGAGGATCAGAAAATTAAACAAGTAAATGGACATGTCACTAATGGTCAGACATTTATTGAGGAAaatacccatcaagatcaagagaaCAACAGTGAAAAGATGAACATCAAAAAAGAAGAGAGTGATCTAACTAAGGAAAACCTCAGCCATTCTAACAACATTAATCAAGGTGAGAACATCGAACAAGAGGGGCATAAAGATAAAGATCAAGATACACATAATCAGGAGGAACAGACAGATAAAGAGCAGGAGAGCATTACTCAAGAGctgtcaaccaatcaggaaggggagcacagaggCAGCATCGAGATGGTCATCAATCATCAAGCAGAAAATGTCAATCGTGTTGAGAGGTTAACTGATATCGAAGATACAGAATGCAGTCAACAGAATCAAGAAGAAGAGCAGATTAATCATGATGAGAAGAAAATGCCACAAGAGATGGAGAAATTAAGAGAGCCCAGTACAGAGAACACCAATCATGAGGAGATCGTACATGAAGAAAATATCACTCAAGAGGAGGATCTTCATGAAAGGGATCAAGAGGAAGAGAAGAATAATCCTGATGAGAAGAAAATGCCTCAAGAGTTTTTGAATATCAGTCTACCTAGTACAAATCAAGAAAACATAAATCATGAGGAGGAGTTCATAAGTAAAGAAAATACCACTCGAGAGGAGGATCTTCATGAAAGGGACCAAGAGGAAAGTAAGAATAATGATGAGGAGAAAATGCCACAAGAGATTATGAATATCAGTCTACCTAGTACAAATCTACAGAACACAAACCATGATGAGATCATACGTGAAGAAAGCACCACTCAAGAGGAGGATTTTCATAATACGGATCAAGGGGAAGAGGAGAATAACCATGATGAGAAGAAAATGCCTCAAGAAATTATGAATATCAGTCTACCCGGTATAAATCAAAAGAACATCAATCATGAGGAGGCGTTCATACGTAAAGAAAATACAACTCAAGAGGAGGATTTCCATGAAAGGGTTCAAGAGGAAGAAAAGAATAATAATGATGAGGAGAAAATGCCTCAAGAGATTATAAATATCAGTCTACCAAGTGCAAATCCAGAAAACATCAATCATGATGGGGAGATCATAAATAAAGAAAATTACACTAAAGAGGAGGATCTTCATGAAAGGGATCaagaggaaaataaaaatattcatgATGAGAAGAAAATGCCTCAAGAGATTATAAATATCAGTCTACCTAGTACAAATCAAGAGAACACCAACCATGAGGAGATCCTGTGTGAAGAAAATACCACTCAAGAGGAAGATCTCCATGAAAAGAATCAAGAGGAAGAGAAGAATAATCATGATGAGATAAAAATGCCTCAAGAGATTATAAATATCAGTCTACCTAGTACAAATCAAGAGAACATCAGTCATGAGGAGGAGATCATAAGTAAAGAAAATACCAGTCATGAGGAAGATCTTCATGAAAGGAATCAAGAGGAAAAGAATAATCATGATGAGAAGAAAATGCTGCAAGAGATTATGAATATCAGTCTACCTAGTATAAATCAAGAGAACCCCAATCATGAGGAAGAGATCATAAATAATGAAAGCACCACTCAAGAAGAGGATCTCCATGAAATGTACAAAAATCAAGGGACACAAGACCTTAATCCAAAGACTTTTAACACAAGCCAAGAGGACCATGCCATAACAACGATGGAGGGAGACATCAATCAAAAGGAAGAGGAAGTTACTAATGAAATAGAGAAGTTGAGTGAAGTGCAGGAGGACATTTCTAGTAGGAAGCAAAGCTGTGAATTAGAGAGTGGCAACACAAACAAAGAAAGTGCTGATGCAAAAGTGGAGAACATGAAAGAAATTGAGAACACCGGTGGCAAAAAGCAGGATCTAAATCAGGAGGAGGAAATCATTAATCAAAAAGATGAGAGTCACTATGCAGATAATGAAaatatcagagatcaggagatcaCCACTGAAGAAAAAGACAGCAAAACAAAAGATGAGGAAAACATTATGGAAGACAAGAAGATAATCAGTCAAGATGAGATTATGTTTATAGAGAACATAAACGATGCCAAAGAGAACATCACTCAAGGGAAGGAGAACATCAAAGAAGAAAATtttattcatgaaaatgaaaaaattagTATGGAGAACAATTGTGAAAAAGAGGACACCATGGAACAGACTTGGAAAGAACAAGAGGAATATAAAATTGCTAACCATGACACTAATCGAGAAGAGCCACATAGCAATCAAGAGCAGATGGAGGACACCAGAGAAGGCaaagcagaagcagaagaagaaggaaaagtATCAGATAATACAATAAATTCAGAAATTCCAGCATGGAAATCAATTGATGAAGACCTTGGCCTTcaacaaaaggaaaaaattgACATTTCGCACATGTGGGATCTAGAAGACTGTTTCTGGGATCGTAAGtattctgtaaaaaaaatagcttccTGA